The Martelella sp. AD-3 genome includes a region encoding these proteins:
- a CDS encoding DNA polymerase IV, with amino-acid sequence MAEMTSKANGFCRDCLAPSAGALRRCARCGSPRLLRHEELFTLSIAHIDCDAFYAAIEKRDDPSLADKPLIIGGGKRGVVSTACYIARIRGVKSAMPMFKALEACPEATVIAPNMEKYSAVGRQLRKMMFDLTPLVEPLSIDEAFLDLSGTERLHKATPAETLARFAIRVEKELGITISIGLSYCKFLAKIASDFQKPRGFSVIGEKEAMTFLADKPVGMIWGVGKAFTETLKRDGLTTIGQFQQMEKNELLRRYGTIGQRLYHLARGEDTRSVKPERATKSISNETTFFTDISDFETLAGHLRRLSEKTARRAKAAGFAGHAVTLKLKTADFRSRTRSRHLEAPTQLADRIFATGLSLMKNEADGTKFRLIGIGISELCDPAIADPPDLVDPKAARRKAAESAMDALRNKYGLSAVETGYTFRPDGKKKKDGDGR; translated from the coding sequence ATGGCAGAGATGACTTCCAAGGCAAACGGCTTTTGCCGCGACTGTCTCGCCCCGTCGGCGGGCGCCCTGCGCCGCTGCGCCCGGTGCGGAAGTCCGCGCCTTCTGCGCCATGAGGAGCTGTTCACGCTCTCGATCGCCCATATCGACTGTGACGCCTTCTATGCGGCGATCGAGAAACGCGACGATCCGTCGCTCGCCGACAAGCCGCTGATCATCGGCGGCGGCAAGCGCGGGGTCGTCTCCACCGCCTGCTACATCGCCCGCATTCGCGGCGTGAAATCGGCGATGCCGATGTTCAAGGCGCTGGAGGCCTGCCCGGAGGCAACCGTCATTGCGCCGAACATGGAGAAATATTCCGCCGTCGGCCGGCAATTGCGGAAGATGATGTTCGACCTGACGCCGCTGGTCGAGCCGCTGTCGATCGACGAGGCCTTTCTCGATCTGTCCGGCACAGAGCGCCTGCACAAGGCAACGCCCGCCGAGACGCTCGCCCGCTTCGCCATCCGGGTCGAAAAGGAGCTCGGCATCACCATTTCCATCGGCCTGTCCTACTGCAAGTTCCTCGCCAAGATCGCCTCGGACTTCCAGAAGCCGCGCGGCTTTTCCGTTATCGGCGAGAAGGAGGCGATGACCTTCCTCGCCGACAAGCCGGTCGGCATGATCTGGGGCGTGGGCAAGGCCTTCACCGAGACGCTGAAGCGCGACGGGCTGACCACGATCGGCCAGTTCCAGCAGATGGAAAAGAACGAACTCCTGAGGCGCTACGGCACGATCGGCCAGCGGCTCTATCATCTGGCGCGCGGCGAGGATACGCGCAGCGTGAAGCCCGAGCGGGCGACCAAGAGCATTTCCAACGAGACCACCTTCTTCACCGATATCAGCGATTTCGAGACTCTGGCCGGGCATTTGCGCCGGCTGAGCGAAAAGACCGCGCGGCGGGCCAAGGCGGCGGGCTTTGCCGGGCACGCCGTGACGCTGAAGCTGAAGACCGCCGACTTCAGGAGCCGCACACGCAGCCGCCACCTCGAAGCGCCGACGCAGCTTGCAGACCGGATCTTCGCCACCGGTCTGTCGCTGATGAAGAACGAGGCCGACGGCACGAAATTCCGCCTGATCGGCATCGGCATCAGCGAACTCTGCGACCCCGCGATCGCCGACCCGCCCGACCTCGTCGACCCGAAGGCCGCCCGCCGCAAAGCCGCGGAAAGCGCAATGGATGCGCTGCGGAACAAATACGGCCTCTCTGCCGTGGAGACCGGCTACACCTTCCGCCCGGACGGGAAGAAGAAGAAGGACGGCGACGGGCGGTAA
- a CDS encoding Na+/H+ antiporter subunit C, translating to MEFVLSCLVGLFFAAAIYLMLSRHSVRIMLGIAILGNAVNLLIFTAGRISGLVPPIIPKTMDTLPAGTANPLPQALILTAIVISFSFFAFLLVLTYRAYQDLNTDDTDDMRAAEPKDQPMPPLGY from the coding sequence ATGGAATTCGTGCTTTCCTGTCTTGTCGGCCTGTTCTTCGCCGCCGCGATCTATCTGATGCTGTCGCGCCACAGCGTCCGGATCATGCTTGGCATCGCCATTCTCGGCAATGCGGTCAACCTGCTGATCTTCACCGCCGGACGGATCTCCGGCCTGGTGCCGCCGATCATTCCGAAGACCATGGACACGCTGCCTGCCGGCACGGCCAATCCGCTGCCGCAGGCGCTGATCCTGACGGCGATCGTGATCTCGTTTTCGTTCTTCGCCTTCCTGCTGGTCCTCACCTACCGCGCCTATCAGGACCTCAACACCGATGACACCGACGACATGCGGGCTGCCGAACCCAAGGACCAGCCCATGCCGCCGCTCGGCTACTGA
- a CDS encoding M23 family metallopeptidase: protein MKTLIVMCLAAGVALAGCTSMLAENGETAAIEHFLSPSGGAAASSSGPDDRMRLSYAAEDAPSLAASAFDMVVSLGDSKVKVYRYRDPETGKSGYFDAQGYRLGQYLLRNPVPEGRRTSGFGNRRHPVLGYSRMHAGVDWAAPVGTPIHAAADGVVKFAGRHGGDGRMLVIDHGHGYETGYSHQSRFADGIKPGAAIRQGQVIGYVGTSGLVTGAHLHYEVSVNGRKVDPMKVHFIREGRLSGAALSKFERAVAADGREKHAAAGV, encoded by the coding sequence GTGAAGACGCTTATTGTGATGTGCCTGGCGGCCGGTGTGGCGCTTGCGGGCTGCACCTCCATGCTTGCGGAAAACGGTGAAACAGCCGCGATCGAGCATTTCCTCAGCCCGTCCGGCGGCGCGGCGGCATCCTCCTCCGGACCGGATGACCGGATGCGGCTTTCCTATGCGGCGGAGGACGCGCCGAGCCTTGCGGCGAGCGCTTTCGACATGGTCGTGAGCCTTGGCGACAGCAAGGTCAAGGTCTACCGCTACCGCGATCCTGAAACGGGCAAGAGCGGTTATTTCGATGCCCAGGGTTATCGCCTCGGGCAGTATCTGCTGCGCAACCCCGTGCCGGAGGGGCGGCGCACCTCCGGCTTCGGCAACAGGCGCCATCCCGTGCTCGGCTATTCGCGCATGCATGCGGGCGTGGACTGGGCAGCACCCGTCGGCACGCCCATCCATGCCGCCGCCGACGGGGTCGTGAAGTTCGCCGGCAGGCACGGCGGCGACGGCCGCATGCTCGTGATCGACCACGGCCACGGATACGAGACCGGCTACAGCCACCAGAGCCGTTTTGCGGACGGCATCAAGCCTGGCGCTGCCATTCGTCAGGGGCAGGTGATCGGCTATGTCGGCACGAGCGGCCTGGTGACCGGCGCTCACCTGCATTACGAAGTCTCCGTCAACGGCCGCAAGGTCGACCCGATGAAGGTGCATTTCATTCGCGAAGGGCGGCTTTCCGGCGCGGCGCTTTCGAAATTCGAGCGGGCGGTCGCTGCCGACGGCCGGGAGAAGCACGCAGCCGCCGGCGTGTGA
- a CDS encoding DUF3572 domain-containing protein, whose product MQHFQEEPENSASEQDLAIAILVWLSREPEMLSRFCALSGVEAGQLRALAGDPGFARAMIGFIAGHEPTLMAFCSDNDIAPETVSRAWQRLEYGHGGDE is encoded by the coding sequence TTGCAACATTTTCAAGAAGAGCCGGAAAATTCGGCGTCGGAACAAGACCTCGCCATCGCCATTCTGGTCTGGCTCTCCCGCGAACCCGAGATGCTGAGCCGATTCTGCGCGCTTTCAGGCGTGGAAGCCGGCCAGTTGCGCGCGCTTGCGGGCGATCCGGGCTTTGCGCGCGCCATGATCGGCTTCATCGCCGGCCATGAGCCGACGCTGATGGCGTTCTGCAGCGACAACGATATTGCCCCTGAGACCGTCTCGCGCGCCTGGCAGCGGCTCGAATACGGCCATGGTGGAGACGAATGA
- a CDS encoding Na+/H+ antiporter subunit D, whose product MAASSSAHSVDLSLALTMEPSTLTDWLVILPVAICITVGAFLMLIRKHTVWHPIIAIPALVLLVVVDCLLVFSVSTQGPITMVAGRWLPPFGIAFSADLLGALFALAAGIAGLAGAIFALGDIRASGRRYGFYPFLLLLMAGVSGAFLTGDIFNLYVWFEVLLISSFGLLILGSSHEQLDGAMKYAVLNLIGTTLFLIAVAYTYAVFGTLNMADIAMRARAAPMLPTATIGALFVLAFGMKAAAFPVNFWLPASYHTPRTVVSGLFGGLLTKVGVYALLRVMVMILPADLERLGALVSLSAFLTMALAGLGAIAQHDIRRMVGYVVIIGIGNVFAGVAVGGVSGLEGALVYALHSMILMTALYFIVGLAGKLAGGFSLNAIGGLYRSNPAFAGLSLAAFFAAAGLPPFSGFWPKALLVRATLGDGQWWLAFAILFAGFCTTIALGRVFLLAYWRPAAAAPAARVRLTLSESLPVVGLMALVVVFGVYPEPLLAIATRAVEGLLAPEAYFMSVFPGGAS is encoded by the coding sequence ATGGCCGCTTCGTCCTCCGCCCATTCCGTCGATCTGTCGCTTGCGCTGACCATGGAACCGTCAACGCTGACGGACTGGCTCGTCATCCTGCCGGTTGCGATCTGCATTACCGTCGGCGCCTTTCTGATGCTCATCCGCAAGCACACCGTCTGGCATCCGATCATCGCCATCCCCGCCCTTGTCCTTCTCGTGGTCGTGGACTGCCTTCTGGTCTTCAGCGTCTCGACCCAGGGGCCGATCACCATGGTCGCCGGCCGCTGGCTGCCGCCGTTCGGCATTGCCTTTTCCGCCGACCTTCTGGGCGCCCTTTTTGCCCTTGCCGCAGGCATTGCCGGGCTCGCCGGCGCGATCTTCGCGCTCGGCGATATTCGCGCGAGCGGCAGGCGCTACGGCTTTTATCCCTTTCTGCTGCTGCTGATGGCCGGCGTCTCCGGCGCGTTCCTGACCGGGGACATCTTCAACCTCTATGTCTGGTTCGAGGTCCTGCTGATTTCCTCCTTCGGCCTGCTGATTCTGGGTTCCTCCCACGAACAGCTTGACGGGGCGATGAAATATGCGGTTCTGAACCTGATCGGCACGACGCTGTTCCTGATCGCGGTCGCCTATACCTACGCCGTGTTCGGCACGCTCAACATGGCCGATATCGCCATGCGGGCGCGGGCTGCGCCGATGCTGCCGACGGCGACGATCGGCGCGCTTTTCGTGCTGGCCTTCGGCATGAAGGCGGCGGCGTTCCCGGTCAATTTCTGGCTGCCCGCTTCCTACCATACGCCGCGCACGGTGGTCTCCGGCCTTTTCGGCGGACTTCTGACCAAGGTCGGCGTCTATGCCCTCCTGCGGGTGATGGTGATGATCCTGCCGGCCGACCTCGAGCGGCTCGGCGCGCTCGTCTCGCTCAGCGCCTTTCTCACCATGGCGCTCGCCGGGCTCGGCGCGATCGCCCAGCACGATATCCGCCGCATGGTCGGCTATGTGGTGATCATCGGCATCGGCAATGTCTTTGCCGGCGTGGCCGTCGGCGGGGTTTCGGGGCTTGAGGGCGCGCTCGTCTATGCGCTCCATTCGATGATCCTGATGACGGCGCTCTATTTCATCGTCGGTCTTGCCGGAAAGCTTGCGGGCGGATTTTCGCTGAACGCGATCGGCGGGCTTTACCGCAGCAATCCGGCCTTTGCGGGCTTAAGCCTTGCCGCCTTTTTCGCCGCCGCGGGCCTGCCGCCGTTCTCCGGCTTCTGGCCAAAGGCGCTGCTGGTCCGGGCGACGCTCGGCGACGGACAGTGGTGGCTGGCCTTCGCCATTCTTTTCGCCGGCTTCTGCACCACGATCGCGCTGGGGCGGGTCTTTCTTCTGGCCTATTGGCGGCCCGCCGCCGCGGCGCCCGCGGCCAGGGTCCGCTTGACGCTGTCGGAAAGCCTGCCGGTGGTGGGGCTGATGGCCCTCGTCGTGGTCTTCGGCGTCTATCCCGAGCCGCTGCTTGCGATCGCCACGCGCGCCGTCGAGGGGCTTCTTGCGCCCGAGGCCTATTTCATGTCGGTCTTTCCCGGGGGAGCGTCCTAG
- a CDS encoding response regulator, with the protein MAKQVLIVEDNDLNMKLFRDLVEAQGYEVVESRTGTDAVALARLFRPGLILMDIQLPEQSGLDIAREMKADRELAKIPIVAVTAFAMRGDEERIRGAGFDAYLSKPVSVPNFIKTVKTYLGDA; encoded by the coding sequence ATGGCAAAACAGGTTCTGATCGTCGAAGACAATGATTTGAATATGAAGCTGTTTCGTGATCTCGTCGAGGCGCAGGGCTATGAAGTGGTGGAAAGCCGGACAGGGACGGACGCGGTGGCGCTCGCCCGCCTGTTCAGGCCCGGACTGATACTGATGGATATTCAATTGCCGGAACAATCGGGTCTCGACATTGCCCGGGAGATGAAAGCCGATCGCGAACTCGCGAAGATCCCGATCGTCGCGGTCACGGCCTTCGCCATGCGCGGCGACGAGGAGCGCATTCGCGGCGCGGGTTTTGATGCCTATCTTTCGAAGCCGGTCTCCGTGCCGAACTTCATCAAGACCGTGAAGACCTATCTGGGTGATGCCTGA
- a CDS encoding Na+/H+ antiporter subunit E has translation MSSMLLLNLVLAIVWVAVTGSASLHNLVFGFVIGAISVGLVRHQLGGTGYFSRARRVTALFLVFLYDLMKSAWSVARLVCSPRMEVKPGILRFELSLEKDFEIVLLANMITLTPGTLTVDVSDDRKYLFIHAIDCSDPDGIRRDIANGFEKKIREAFA, from the coding sequence ATGTCATCCATGCTGCTCTTGAACCTTGTTCTGGCCATTGTCTGGGTTGCCGTCACCGGCAGCGCCTCGCTGCACAACCTCGTCTTCGGTTTCGTCATCGGCGCCATCTCCGTCGGCCTCGTTCGCCACCAGCTCGGCGGAACGGGCTATTTCTCGCGGGCAAGGCGCGTCACCGCGCTGTTCCTGGTGTTCCTCTATGACCTGATGAAGTCGGCCTGGTCGGTCGCAAGACTCGTCTGCTCGCCGCGCATGGAGGTGAAGCCGGGCATCCTGCGCTTCGAACTCTCGCTCGAGAAGGATTTCGAGATCGTGCTTCTCGCCAACATGATCACGCTGACGCCCGGCACGCTGACCGTCGATGTTTCCGACGACAGGAAATATCTCTTCATCCATGCCATCGACTGTTCCGATCCCGACGGCATTCGCCGCGACATCGCCAACGGTTTCGAGAAGAAGATCAGGGAGGCCTTCGCCTGA
- a CDS encoding putative monovalent cation/H+ antiporter subunit A produces the protein MTASETALVLLALCLPFLGAVLSPILYRIFKSSAPWLLALVPLFSLIQFIRLVPRIGEGAVLTGGYDWVPSLGLRFSFLLDGLSLTFAILITGIGTMIILYAGGYMKGHAQQARFVSFMFLFMGSMLGVVISDGLLMLFVFWELTSITSFLLIGFDNEKEASRRAAIQALVVTGGGGLLLLAGVLLIQHITGASSLSALFETGNVLRDSPLYLAAFILVLGGAFTKSAQFPFHFWLPNAMEAPTPVSAYLHSATMVKAGVYLLMRLNPVMGDTALWTIVLPVFGAATLIVGTLLAIRQTDLKLMLAYTTVSSLGLMVMMTGMDIPHAAEGAVLYLIAHSLFKGGLFMVAGLIDHETGTRDLTKLGGLAKAMPITFAAGLAGAISMGGLPPFVGFLAKEGIYEALAAGSFYATIFLLIAILGNALMFAVGFGVGLKPFIGEKTETPKHAHEGPALMWLGPIVLGATAFLAAVFAHFFNSHFSGPMASAVAGKEVEIHLSLIPHIGLPLALSVLTVIIALFVYWRLSQARAAMAAMFARLGPGPDAWFDGFMRGIVRLSFRVTQIVQPGRLEFYITATFCIIAAVLLVSLFSFGELPQWPGLPEGFLLGHWVIIALAVVGLLAVINAHNRLTAIVTLGIQGFSVAVLFLLLGAPDLSFTQFMVETLSVVILTLVMTRLNLAPSDHRALGQKVFDGTVAALCGLGFALLLMRVTQVPFNDSLTAFFNAYSKVIAHGQNVVNVIIVDFRGTDTLGEIAVVMITGLAILALIRVRSDRAKATPVAKQEKAQ, from the coding sequence ATGACCGCCAGTGAAACGGCTCTTGTTCTTTTGGCCTTGTGCTTGCCTTTTCTGGGCGCGGTTCTTTCTCCGATACTCTACCGTATCTTCAAGTCGAGTGCGCCGTGGCTTCTTGCCCTTGTCCCGCTGTTCTCGCTCATCCAGTTCATCCGCCTCGTGCCGAGGATCGGCGAAGGCGCGGTGCTGACCGGCGGCTATGACTGGGTGCCGAGCCTCGGCCTGCGTTTCTCCTTCCTGCTCGACGGCCTTTCGCTGACCTTCGCGATCCTGATCACCGGCATCGGCACGATGATCATTCTCTACGCCGGCGGCTACATGAAAGGCCATGCCCAGCAGGCGCGGTTCGTGTCCTTCATGTTCCTTTTCATGGGATCGATGCTGGGCGTGGTCATCTCCGACGGCCTGCTGATGCTGTTCGTCTTCTGGGAACTGACCTCGATCACCTCCTTCCTGCTGATCGGCTTCGACAACGAGAAGGAAGCCTCGCGCCGCGCCGCGATCCAGGCGCTGGTGGTGACCGGCGGCGGCGGTCTCCTGCTTCTGGCCGGCGTGCTGCTGATCCAGCACATCACGGGGGCTTCCTCGCTTTCGGCGCTGTTTGAGACCGGCAATGTGCTGCGCGACAGCCCGCTCTATCTTGCCGCCTTCATTCTGGTGCTTGGCGGCGCCTTTACCAAATCGGCGCAGTTTCCGTTCCATTTCTGGCTGCCGAACGCCATGGAGGCGCCGACGCCGGTTTCGGCCTATCTGCATTCGGCCACCATGGTGAAGGCCGGCGTCTATCTTCTGATGCGGCTCAACCCGGTGATGGGCGATACGGCGCTGTGGACCATCGTTTTGCCGGTCTTCGGCGCGGCAACGCTGATCGTCGGCACGCTGCTCGCCATCCGCCAGACCGACCTGAAGCTGATGCTCGCCTATACCACCGTCTCCTCGCTCGGCCTGATGGTGATGATGACGGGCATGGACATTCCGCACGCCGCGGAAGGCGCGGTGCTCTATCTGATCGCCCATTCGCTGTTCAAGGGCGGGTTGTTCATGGTGGCGGGCCTGATCGACCACGAGACCGGAACCCGCGACCTGACGAAACTCGGCGGTCTGGCGAAGGCGATGCCGATCACCTTTGCCGCCGGCCTTGCCGGCGCGATCTCCATGGGCGGCCTGCCACCCTTCGTCGGCTTTCTGGCCAAGGAGGGCATCTATGAGGCGCTGGCCGCCGGAAGCTTCTATGCAACGATCTTCCTGCTGATCGCGATCCTCGGCAATGCGCTGATGTTCGCCGTCGGCTTCGGCGTCGGGCTGAAGCCCTTCATCGGCGAAAAGACCGAGACGCCCAAGCATGCGCATGAAGGGCCGGCGCTGATGTGGCTCGGGCCGATCGTGCTCGGCGCCACGGCTTTTCTCGCGGCCGTCTTCGCCCATTTCTTCAACAGTCATTTCTCCGGCCCGATGGCCTCGGCCGTTGCCGGAAAAGAGGTCGAGATCCACCTGTCGCTGATCCCGCATATCGGCCTGCCGCTCGCTTTGTCGGTGCTGACCGTGATCATCGCGCTTTTCGTCTACTGGCGTCTTTCGCAGGCGCGCGCGGCCATGGCCGCCATGTTTGCCCGCCTCGGTCCCGGACCGGATGCCTGGTTCGACGGTTTCATGCGCGGCATCGTGCGCCTGTCGTTCAGGGTTACCCAGATCGTGCAGCCCGGCCGGCTGGAGTTCTACATCACCGCGACCTTCTGCATCATTGCCGCTGTGCTGCTGGTGTCGCTCTTTTCCTTCGGCGAGCTGCCGCAATGGCCCGGCCTGCCGGAAGGCTTCCTGCTGGGCCACTGGGTCATCATCGCCCTTGCCGTTGTCGGCCTGCTGGCGGTGATCAACGCCCATAACAGGCTGACGGCGATCGTCACGCTCGGCATACAGGGCTTTTCCGTCGCGGTGCTGTTCCTGCTTCTCGGCGCGCCGGACCTGTCCTTCACCCAGTTCATGGTCGAAACGCTTTCGGTCGTGATCCTGACCCTGGTGATGACGCGTTTGAACCTTGCGCCCTCGGACCATCGCGCGCTCGGCCAGAAGGTCTTCGACGGCACGGTGGCCGCGCTTTGCGGGCTCGGCTTCGCGCTTTTGTTGATGCGCGTCACCCAGGTGCCGTTCAACGACAGCCTGACGGCATTCTTCAATGCCTATTCGAAGGTGATCGCCCACGGCCAGAACGTCGTCAACGTCATCATCGTCGACTTCCGCGGAACGGATACGCTGGGCGAGATCGCCGTGGTGATGATCACCGGCCTTGCCATTCTGGCGCTGATCCGCGTGCGGTCCGACCGGGCAAAGGCCACCCCCGTCGCCAAACAGGAGAAGGCACAATGA
- a CDS encoding Na(+)/H(+) antiporter subunit B — MNTLIFRTAAPFLSALMMLFSIFVLLRGHNAPGGGFIGGLIAASAIAIFGIASGVSAVRRAIHFHPMSIAGAGLLLSTLSGFISIFAQVPFMTAHWIYPVIFGVEVPISTVTTFDIGVYLVVFGSISSIFLALEEKDHA; from the coding sequence ATGAACACGCTGATCTTTCGCACCGCCGCGCCCTTCCTCTCGGCGCTGATGATGCTGTTTTCGATCTTCGTTCTTCTGCGCGGCCACAACGCGCCGGGCGGCGGCTTCATCGGCGGGCTGATCGCGGCGTCCGCGATCGCGATTTTCGGCATCGCGTCGGGGGTCTCGGCGGTGCGCCGGGCGATCCATTTCCATCCGATGTCGATTGCCGGCGCCGGATTGCTGCTCTCGACGCTGTCGGGCTTCATCTCGATCTTCGCCCAGGTGCCGTTCATGACGGCGCACTGGATCTATCCGGTGATCTTCGGCGTCGAGGTGCCGATCTCCACGGTCACGACCTTCGACATCGGCGTCTATCTGGTGGTCTTCGGATCGATTTCCTCGATCTTCCTGGCGCTTGAAGAAAAGGACCACGCCTGA
- a CDS encoding GNAT family N-acetyltransferase: MVQPKIDIESPQQDDLKALFTELKTSLSRMSSSDAIDYQLTVDVSTPGATSFVARVDGKPVATGALVRHGNGVAEAKRLFTEPAYRKHGIGRAILRHIASLAKSEGLRELVIVTDANLTESIAFCEKAGFERTEKILNHAPTKQSVFFRKAL, translated from the coding sequence ATGGTACAGCCGAAAATCGATATCGAGAGCCCCCAGCAGGATGATCTGAAGGCGCTCTTCACCGAACTGAAGACATCGCTCTCGCGCATGTCGTCTTCCGATGCGATCGACTACCAGCTGACCGTGGATGTCAGCACGCCGGGCGCCACGAGCTTCGTTGCCCGCGTCGACGGCAAGCCGGTCGCCACGGGCGCGCTGGTGCGCCACGGCAACGGCGTGGCGGAGGCCAAGCGCCTGTTCACGGAGCCCGCCTACCGCAAGCACGGGATCGGCCGCGCCATCCTGCGCCACATCGCCTCCCTGGCGAAGAGCGAGGGACTGCGCGAACTGGTCATCGTCACCGATGCCAATCTGACGGAATCGATCGCCTTCTGCGAGAAGGCCGGTTTCGAACGCACGGAAAAGATTCTGAACCACGCGCCGACCAAGCAGTCCGTCTTCTTTCGCAAGGCGCTATAA
- the msrB gene encoding peptide-methionine (R)-S-oxide reductase MsrB, which translates to MTQSNKQKKTLSDSQWREELTPEQYHILREHGTERPFTGPYWNSFESGTYYCAGCETALFRSDTKFDAGCGWPSFFEPVAPGVVAELRDDSHGMVRTEIRCANCGGHLGHVFPDGPPPTGLRYCMNGHAMHFVPDED; encoded by the coding sequence TTGACCCAGAGCAATAAACAGAAAAAAACGCTGTCCGATTCACAATGGCGTGAAGAACTGACCCCGGAACAGTACCATATCCTGCGCGAGCACGGCACCGAGCGGCCCTTCACCGGCCCGTACTGGAACAGCTTCGAATCAGGTACCTACTATTGCGCCGGCTGTGAAACCGCGCTGTTCCGCTCGGACACCAAGTTTGACGCCGGCTGCGGCTGGCCGAGCTTTTTCGAGCCGGTCGCGCCCGGCGTCGTCGCCGAATTGCGCGACGATTCCCACGGCATGGTGCGCACCGAAATCCGCTGCGCCAATTGCGGCGGCCATCTCGGCCACGTCTTTCCCGACGGCCCGCCCCCGACCGGCCTGCGCTACTGCATGAACGGCCATGCCATGCATTTCGTCCCGGACGAAGACTGA
- the gatA gene encoding Asp-tRNA(Asn)/Glu-tRNA(Gln) amidotransferase subunit GatA, translating to MTELTALTIAEARDKLQAKEITATELTASYLKAIDDFNGTFNAYVAVTPDKALAMAKASDLKLSQGTGGALEGIPLGIKDLFGTRDVHTQAASHILDGFKPKYESTVTRNLWDDGAVMLGKLNMDEFAMGSSNETSYYGPVINPWRAEGSNQNLVPGGSSGGSAAAVAAHLCAGATATDTGGSIRQPAAFTGTVGIKPTYGRCSRWGVVAFASSLDQAGPIARDVRDAAILLKSMASVDDKDTTSVDLPVPDYEAAIGQSVKGMKIGIPKEYRVEGMPEDIEKLWQQGIAWLKDAGAEIVDISLPHTKYALPAYYIVAPAEASSNLARYDGVKYGLRVPGKDIADMYEKTRAEGFGKEVQRRIMIGTYVLSAGYYDAYYLKAQKVRTLIKRDFENVFAQGVDTILTPATPSAAFGIADEALANDPVKMYLNDIFTVTVNMAGLPGLSVPAGLDANGLPLGLQLIGKPFDEETLFRTAAVMEKAAGRFTPKKWW from the coding sequence ATGACCGAACTGACCGCCCTGACCATCGCCGAGGCCCGTGACAAGCTTCAGGCGAAGGAAATCACCGCGACCGAACTGACGGCGTCCTATCTGAAGGCGATCGACGACTTCAACGGCACCTTCAATGCCTATGTCGCCGTCACGCCGGACAAGGCGCTGGCGATGGCCAAGGCCTCCGACCTGAAGCTGTCGCAGGGCACCGGCGGCGCGCTGGAGGGCATTCCGCTCGGCATCAAGGACCTGTTCGGCACGCGCGACGTCCACACCCAGGCGGCCTCGCACATCCTCGACGGGTTCAAGCCGAAATACGAATCGACCGTTACCCGGAACCTCTGGGATGACGGCGCGGTCATGCTCGGCAAGCTCAACATGGACGAGTTCGCCATGGGCTCGTCCAACGAGACCTCCTACTACGGTCCGGTGATCAACCCATGGCGGGCCGAGGGTTCGAACCAGAACCTCGTGCCGGGCGGTTCGTCCGGCGGCTCGGCTGCGGCCGTTGCCGCGCATCTTTGCGCCGGCGCCACCGCGACCGATACCGGCGGCTCGATCCGCCAGCCGGCGGCATTCACCGGCACGGTCGGCATCAAGCCCACCTATGGCCGCTGCTCGCGCTGGGGCGTCGTCGCCTTCGCCTCCTCGCTCGACCAGGCGGGACCGATCGCGCGCGACGTGCGCGATGCCGCGATCCTCCTGAAATCCATGGCGAGCGTCGACGACAAGGACACGACCTCCGTCGACCTTCCCGTGCCGGACTACGAGGCCGCCATCGGCCAGTCGGTCAAGGGCATGAAGATCGGCATTCCGAAGGAATACCGCGTCGAGGGCATGCCGGAGGATATCGAGAAGCTCTGGCAACAGGGCATCGCCTGGCTGAAGGACGCCGGCGCGGAAATCGTCGACATCTCGCTGCCGCATACGAAATACGCGCTGCCCGCCTATTACATCGTCGCGCCGGCCGAGGCCTCCTCCAACCTTGCCCGCTATGACGGCGTCAAATACGGCCTGCGCGTGCCCGGCAAGGACATTGCCGACATGTACGAGAAGACCCGCGCGGAAGGCTTCGGCAAGGAAGTCCAGCGCCGCATCATGATTGGCACCTATGTGCTCTCGGCCGGCTATTACGATGCCTATTACCTGAAGGCCCAGAAGGTGCGCACGCTGATCAAGCGCGACTTCGAGAATGTCTTTGCGCAAGGCGTCGACACGATCCTGACGCCGGCAACGCCGTCGGCCGCCTTCGGCATCGCCGACGAGGCGCTCGCCAATGATCCGGTGAAGATGTATCTCAACGACATCTTCACGGTGACGGTGAACATGGCCGGCCTTCCGGGCCTCTCCGTGCCCGCGGGCCTCGACGCCAACGGCCTGCCGCTCGGCCTGCAGCTCATCGGCAAGCCGTTCGACGAGGAAACCCTGTTCCGCACCGCCGCCGTCATGGAAAAGGCCGCCGGACGGTTCACCCCGAAAAAGTGGTGGTGA